One Styela clava chromosome 4, kaStyClav1.hap1.2, whole genome shotgun sequence genomic window, GGTTGGTGAACAATGGGCGTCTCTGTTTTTGTTTCACAGGTTTCGGTGCTATAAGATATAAAGTTCTGTTGTCAGCaagataaaactaaaatattaaaaagaaaaataagtcATAAGAATAATAAgtaagaaaatttttatttatatattattatttagtaCAACCAACTTCTGACAgcataattaaaaattgttttcattcaACTGTCACAATTGCATTAATAGAAAATGAATCAAAAGAATAGTTATTATAATTTTTCTGCATTATCAACATATGCATGTACCGGTAtgtatatttcatttaaattcctTTGAATAAATTGTTTATGAACCATACAttgtcacaaatattttataccaTAGATGGAATAATAGAACTAGGTCGCACAGAATATGTAGTCTCGAATAATTTTATAACACTTTTTACATATGAAGTTGTTTAGCATTCTTATATAAAGCAGCAAAATCAAGTATCTTTGAATTTCCCTAGAGTAAAGAAGCATCAAAAACATGAATCAAGTAATACCAGTAGCTTCTGGAAGTCTTAATCTTATTTTAGGTGTTTCCATTTTCGACTTGATAAAAAATGAGTTGGCTGCGATCATTTGTGTCGTTACTGTTTTCTGAATCCCACATATGTGAGCATCAATGCTTGAATTACTGATCTCCAGTGAGTTAGCAGCCTAGATGAAGAATAAtgcataaataaaaatttctgaaaatgaTGAAATGAAAGATTTTACTATGGGATGTCCGTAATGAATGAAAATGCTTTGGAAAATATATCCAAATCAAATTGGAAATACAGTATAgcataagaaatatttttagaaacaaTAAATGACAATCTGTTCATTGATATACTTCCTTCATACTGCAAAATTCCAGTAAATTatctgttattattattatccgATGATTAAAAAAACTAGAAGTACTGTATATCCCCGCATATAAGCGAAGTATAAACtcaaaaaaagttgccaaactaggGGATCTGCTTATACGTGCACAAGCATAACTCTAAACTAAAATTTCAGGTTATAAGCACATAACTCTAAACGAACTAATTTGCTTCAGCAGCCGTTTGCTGTGATAGGTGCGCGCgacgtgttacgatttgtagggtTGGCAGATAGAACGGATTTTTCCCAAACAAGAACGCCAATGTGATTTTGGCGAAACAAGGTATAGCAAAGCAAGGTATAGTAAATTGGCTACTAAAAACGAAAAAAGTGTCTTTAcagtaaaaatattatcacagtataaaaacaaatatatataaagtaatACTTACATTCATATTGTATACAGGCATTAGCACAATTTTTTCCATTCTTTTGTCTCCGCCTATTTTATTTGCTCTTCCGACCAACGTATTATATCTCGTTGCTTCTTTTGTCGCAGCTTTATGCAGTGTTTCAAATTGCTTGTATAATTGAGGAAAACTTATTTTTCCACTGTCATTATTCATTTGACCAGACtgtaaaaaagaaagaaatatcAACATTTTGCATTGTGCCAACAGTAACACACAATTTTAAATAAGATTTCTTTGCGCAAAAAACATCGTCCAAATTGTCAGTTTGAAGAATAGGAGGTGCCACAAACCAAGAGTCCCAAGCTAAGTCGAGTCACAGGTCATCCAGGACTGGAGTGAAGTCAATCATGGAGCCAAGTCTATTGGCAGTCACTTCAGTGACGAAAGTATCTTTCATCAACAATTGTACCAACCTTATAAAGCAAGAAATCTCCCATATTAATAGATTCAAAAGCTTCGGGAAGCATCACACTTCTGATTTCTTCTGCTGAACACTGTTCTAATAATTTTCTTAGTCTATATCGATTGTCTATTACTTCTTCTTCTTCCTCCTCCTCTATTTTCAATTCTGATGATTCATCGACCTCCATAGCTTTAGGATCTTCGGtcttaaattaaaaatattcagtttGATATACAACTATAATTTGGCACAAATTTTAAGATAGAATTTTCGTATTCATCATGAGAGAGGAGAAAGCCTATAATATCGTCTAATTGTATTGGACAATGCCATAGAACCACCCTATGATGGTGAGGAATCAGGGAACCCACGCTAGGAAATCAGAGGTGCTATGGCAAGTGTGCTCGTAACACTCAGCACAATGCTCCaaccttcaatttttttttttaaatattagtaACCCATGAGTGAGATTGATTTTTTCTAATGTCataactttttatttaaaaccaTATTTGTGAACACCCTTACTCACAGGCGGAAAAGCAGTGTTTATCATATTGTGAACAGATTATTTGCTgggtttacaaactttaaattaTTGAGGTTTTGCATACACATAAAACAACATTTAGCAGAGTACAATATTTTTAGTGTCTAACATACTAGAATTGCTAattcatattattttgaaaaataccaCATCAAAATCATAGCATGCCTTTTATGCCTCGCGGTCCCTTTttggaggcttttagcactcatggctgCCGTGTTCATCATTTCAGTGGTATTTCTAGTATGAAACTATGGAGAACATGAAATTTTCTTCTAAGggcaaagtatacaaacgaaaTTTCATTAAAGTTAATTTTGCGCCTATCATTGTGGCCCCACCTCTGTGGACTCGCTTGGGGGGCCACAGCCCCCACATGGTAACCACTGTCATAGAAAATAACTTTATGGAATAGTAAAATTTCATTGCTTCCGTTTTTAAACATGACAATGGAGCTAAATTCAACAGTACTAGTTCACCGAACAACAAGCCCTTACTTTCTGTTCTATAGCTGGAGTCTCTGTAGCATCTGTTGATGTATCTGGTTCAGCAGAAACCACATCATCATCCTTTTTCCTTTCTGTGTTATCAGGAACGTCGTCAGTTTCTATCTTAATAGGTTCAACATTTTCTGTACTAGTTATTTCCTTTTCCGATTCAGTAGCTTCCTGTTCTTTCTTGTCTGTAGTTTTTTCTTCCTTTTCCGATTCAATGGCTTCCTGTTCTTTATTGTCTGTAGTTTCATTTGCCTTTTCCTCTGGATCTGTTCCAGATTCTTTTGTGTCATCAGTATCTTTTTCAGTTTCTTTATCGTCTTTTTCTGTATCAGTTTCTCCCTTTTGAACATCTGATTTTTTCCCTTTTTTCGGAGTATCAGCCTTCTTTCCTTTTTTGGCACTTTCATCATCTTTGTCAGAGTCTTTATTATCATTACTATCGTTTCTAGGATCGACGCTTTTCCTACTACGCCTGGTCTCTCTCTTTGGTGATGGTTCGGGCTGTGTTTCTGGAGTATCCTTCGACTTTTTTCCTGGCGTTTTCTCTCTCTTAGGTGTTGATTCAGGCTCTGTCTCTGGTTCTGAAGCAACCTTTGACTTTCTGCCTGGCGTTTTCTTTGCTGACTTTAGAGTTGCAGGCTTTTGAGGTTCTTGCTCGCTATCATCTGTGGAAGACTCTCCACTCACCCCAACACTCTTTCGTTTTGTAAGACGAGCAATATCAAGAGAGAACCTGGTTTAAAAAGGTTACACATATGTTAATGAAATATGACTATGTTATGTCAGTAAATCCAATGTGGAATAATAGAATttcatataattaaaaataacaatcattCTTGTGATGGTTCACAAAAAATGGAAAACTTTGGACTTAGAAATTTCGTACGAATAGTAAACAATTCAAATCCTTAACCTgtactaaaaaaaaaactgtgaacGAACTAATTATCAGAGCAAAAGTATACCTTGATGGTTTTCTTACTCTTCCTGATCTTGAAGTTTGCGTTTGCATGACTGATTTTAACAATTCTTCTTCCtcttctttcatttttttcagaCGTTCAGCTTCTTTCTGTTTTCTTTCTTTATCCTTTTCTTCTGCAATCCTGAAGTACAtagaaaattattgaatattggAAGAAACATAGAAACAAGTATGTAGCAAAGTTTGTAACGTATTGGTATCCATTTAGAGTATGAATACaggcatatgaattaccaaaaaacgtttaggatgatgcggcaaattattttacggtttcaACGAGTTTGTAGGGAATTCcgctctgatagtgttatatttttcatcaacTTTCAACCACATTGATGCACTTTAACACTGCCCCactgttatttcagatttctaggtttttatttcaagtctgaaagaatTTGTTTTCTCAACATTATTgtagaaactaataaaatgcaaagtagcatctagttctcgaacaacccctaaaacagtctgcacaTGCACCCCCGAAAGAGACGaggcgttgcgagaaatgaacagatcaattgcattggtatgtcataaacgatgtcagagccaatagttGAATAACGttacacagcggtgcagacatgcaTCCAacattaggggttttgaaaattaccatatcGACCcagaaattaacaatttgaataaaagcgatcgcagccctgactgaccaactgacggtacattacaatagtttagttattgttagattaatttaaggccgattttatcaattttgatcactgatatgttaacatttttttttaattttattcgtgcctCGGCGGGTCAAGAATAGAACGTGgtggtcagtggttcgccatccctgatatagAACCTGcgctaaaaatttaaattagtcAACTCAAAGTGGAGTTTGAAAGTCAGTaagataatcatagaaaataaaaaattgaaattaaattaaaattgaaattaaatcgAGATTTATGTGAAATTTGGCATATATCATATCTTAATTGTAAAACAAATCGATTTGAAACAATCATTCAAAATTAACAGTAAAATAAAAGTCCATTACGCCACCATGGACATTATAAGTTGCAATACAGAGAAATAACCACAAATATTGACAAACCTTTTTTCCTCTTCCTCTTGCTCCATTTTTTCATCAATGGTCTCTGCCACTTTTTCCTCTTCTTCCTTTTCTTTCGCAGCCTAAGTATGAtaagataatatataaattcaagTGAACAATTCAACATTGTTACTGTTTTATCAACTGGGAAATTTAGTATATTTGCTTAAAGGATAATCTCagtaaaaagaataataaaaaaataatttacaatacataaagtgcataaatttaaaTTACACTCAAATGCAGCGCTGTGAAGACAGAAAAAATTTACACTCAACTCTGACTCTTAACTCAAAAGCGTTACAACTATTGGCTGAATTTCGATTCCATTTCCCAAATCTGACAAAGctgaattttgattaaaatttgatttatgcAATCCTTTCTTATTAATTGGCtgtttaaaatgttttgtcaaattAATGATCTTTTAGTTTCGTCCGAAGTCTTTACTTTGATTACCACCATTTGAAGTATGGAAATTAGGATTTAGAAAATACAAATCGATTCGGTGACTTTGAACAATCCATAAAAGCATGCAAAACTCTCGACTCCACAGAACGTTTCACAACAATGTGTAAACGAGATAgtgatcggagaccgccgacttatcgatatTCCGCACGTTCAATATTTAACTCGGCAATTTTGGCAGAGTACGATTTCACATGACTTATTCTCGTAAATTGTGCATTATTGGTTGGCCACATTCTGAATAATTTATCCTGCTGAAACACACAGAACTGGATCGTTTTGATCAGTTTTCAGCCAATAGCCAATTTACCACCAAAAATGGCTAACGCCAACTATCCTATATTCTGTGTCAagtacaacggcgctaaccacaattgcgacggctattcaaccACAGCcaagcgatattttggtgaagTATTAGATTTGGTTTCAGCCAATAGCCTATGCCCTATGGCGAACGTCGACTATAGCTCTATAGTTTGTGTCAAGTGCAAAGATAGTATACGACGGATGCGGGACTATCCTATAGCCTTATAGTTTGTGTCAAATGCAAAGATAGAATACGAAGGATGGTTCCGATTGTATCCGAATTGGCTTTATACAACGATTTCATTTCAGTGATGTTGAAGCGATGTGTAACCAAAATACCTACCGGTAATCGCTCAACATCGCAGACAGAGCAATGttacgcacacacacacacacaattgTACGAAaaaggggatcccccaaaacagaaactgcggtttctaCAGCATCGCAGACATGGCATTGTTACGCACACAATCGGTTTCGATTTCTCCTCTCTGAACCTCAAGCAACACCGCGTGTCCcaacactaattaattattaactcgcttattatatgacataattcgcccaaaatcaataggctcctggtccgagatatgatgaatgcacatacaaaatctgcgtgcatctaacagacagacagacagacaaatacctatcaacatgcCGTATTTCTCCATGTATAATACGCACCCGCGTATAATACGCAGGGCTTTACTAGGGTGTGGATTGTATGAAATTACCAAGGTTCATGCATAATACGCACGATCGAATTCAGTCAGTAACTTCGGTCACTTGCGTCGACCGCATTTGGTATTTTCGAGAAGCCAGCCTAGCAAGTTTCACTGtgttttaataatatgtttCAAGTGTTTAGGACATCGACAGGTCTGTGTCTGTCAATCTCGGAGTACTGTTACCCGGCTTTGAATTATCGTGCTGTTACCTACCTTAGAGCATTTTGAAAatggttggaaaaaaaaatttatgagcGCTAGGTTTGTCGATTGGTCAAAACAGAAATGACGGACACCAGACTGGACGACAACAACAATTAAACTATCGATTTAAAGTGACGTTCTTATCACTTATATACACTAGTTATTGAAATAGATGCGTTGTCCTTTGTTAGACAAGATAGTCCATTCCGTGGGTGTGATTCTACTGCAACAAGCATGATCTGGTTATAACGGACTTCGTCACATAAAATTAATAGAAATAAGACGGAAAGGAAACATGTGTATTTGGCAATTGCGTGTAAAATATCGATCaggattttttgaaatttttttataccaatGTATGATACGCACCCCCTAATTTTGGAGATGAAATCCGGAACTAGAAGTGCGTATTATACACGGAGAAATACGGTACTTAccgattgaaatcgataagtaataatttcaACACATTCAATCACCTCTTGCCCTTTTTTTGATTCCGCCTctgcttttaatttttcttccTCTTCCTTCCTAACACGTTCCGCTTCCTTTTCCAATCTTTCTTTTTCTTCTGTACTGACGTCTTCGATAACCAGAGGAGGAAGTTCTTGTTTAGTTGTCAAAACTATTTTGTAATAGGGATTTAGATCCATATTTGCTAGTACTTCAGCATTGATCTGGGATGTGTGAAGCTTTACCTGTATAACAGAATTTTCATTAAAAGAAATGCGAAAACACCTAAAAATTTCAATCCTTTTTAATCCTGCTTGTACCCGGCTTTGTTCAGAGTGACGGGAGTATGGGAAATATTGAATAATGTAGCAACCCTCCTTAATGATAAGGACAAAAGTGGAAGCCCTAATTaccttttaaaatgaaatttgacatAACCAGTCTAGTgccataaaattaatttgttcaCAGGAAGGCATTTTCAAATTAGGtatatttataaatacaaatagccCAAACTTGACTAATTCAAATTTGTTAAAGAGATGAtctgttaaaaatatttcatttcaaaatgtggTCCATAACACTGAATTTAAGCGTCAACTCATACTGAATTGAATATCGATATGCGACATCTCACCTCTTTTTTGGCATTGGGACTATTGATCCTTCCAAGTAAATCAGTGAGAATAACTTTAGCTGGAAGATTAGATTGTTTTAGTGGTTTCAAATACATAGATGAGTAAGTAGCAGCATCAGGTACAACTCGTGGTCGTCCCTTCTTCCCCTTAGCTGATCCTCCATAGTTGTATCTCGCcctgaaaaattaaatatgatAACAACTTTTTATATCCCATTTGAGTGTTGGGTATAACACCTTAACCCTGATTCGCAATCAAGTCAAGACAAAAGTCATGCAAGTCTTAAAGTCAAGTAAATAGtagatgaaatatatattcggCAAAAAATCTATCTATCACTAATAAAAAGTTCAAGAAGTGCCAGTAAATGATCTCTCAGTTTGAAAAACATAAGGTACCTGTTATCATtagttttcatcatttttattggTACAGCAGTGTCGACCCCTTCATCAAAGCTATAAACATCATCAGATCCCAATTCTTTTTCAGTATAAACCGCTTTACGCTTTCTGATCGGTTCTGAGTATCCGGGAGGTAGCAAATGACGAGGAGGTTTGGTATAACTTTTCCCTGAAGGAACGTGTCGAAATACAACctaaaaatacattacaagttATTAATAAATGTATAACATAATCCATTATATGGCCAATGATAACAATTTTGATATTTAGAAAGaaataatacataaaaataagGTATAAAGAAAGATAATCGTGGCATTGTCACGTATATAGACTAAAATTACGATTCTGAATCCTAATATAGCTTATGTTGAAAACAAACTTACTGACTTTAATAAAACTTGACTAtactttcaaatttatttgcaaaacaGCAATATTCAATTTCTGAACGATTTTTCACTGAATGCAGGGTTTTGTACAGTTTTTGCAATGATTCCAGAAACGAAAGTAAGAATAGGGTGAATGAATTGAAATCGTTGAAAGAACAAATATTATGATCATTCTACCAATAGGAATgatgttttttataatattcttaAATTCTGCTAGAAGAAAAGAGTATCCCAAGTTCCCAACCACCAGTCAATAACCAAAAATTAATAACAAGCATACCTTGATATTAGGATTATTTTGCAATGCTACAAGCTGTTCTGGCGTAATTTGAGACTGATGAATCTGAACCATCTTGGTACCATCATTTGCTGTCTTTACATTGTTTGGAGAAAAGTTGAGCCCAGGAACACCCAGATTAAAATCGCTGGactgaaaatattcaacaagATAGATGTAAACATATTATCCcataaaacatcaaaacaatatatgaaatGTATGATTTGCATGGTATTGTATTATGTGTTTATATACTGCAGtactgtgtttccccgaaaataaaacctagcctgaattttaaaaatgagtcTAATGATATAAGCCCTTGCCTTAGAATAAGACCTCGTCGATGGTGCAAATCTCATTTTTTTGACCTAGCCGACAGCAAAAAATCTCTCCACACGATTTAAATGATTATTTGTATAGTAGAAATTCTCATAATTCtctattttgtaattttgttttcgtaataaaaatgaaagacATCCCCCCGAAATGAGCCCTAgcgttatttttcgaaaaaaaaattgtaataagaccagggatggccatttccgaatactaaactattccgaatacattctaaaataatgttttcgaatctggaattccgaatacattctaaaatcgaaaataacacatttttgttttagttgattaaaacccagtaaattagggaATAaacttcaatagaaatatcagaatgaagccacaaaccaacagaatatgtacacaaagtaattgatagtttatagctatcaataaaaaataatagcaacttgtgacacagtcagtttattaacattaatcactttgtacaaatgaccatatgaaataatagccaaggagttgtctgacgctttctatcattggtaccatgatattacgataatagtcaagtctatcgacaaaaatactacttgtattcagataattgtgtatattttctgagagtaataaaatttattggcaatacaggcaacaacaatcggaaatccattatgcctttaaaaattctaatatttaggCCTGaggtattctactacctaccagtatattgttattatgtgtaacataatgttgtgtttggaattagaaataaattagtggagaatagatgaccacaactgccagcgcgcagccaggattctcgaaatcggaaattcccactgccgcctgtaacacccaccgcgatttcgcgctcgttaaaagagccgtcttttcagcgtataatgatcattctgttacgtaaaatattccatccatgacaactacgagatctaaaatatctttatatattaatttaatatgtccaacgtaactcgcggttgcttcttcttacgccAAAAAGAAAAAAGCATTACTATttggtccacggcgatctgtgacctaaaattacgagataaactgcctgatgtatttaattttaatacgtatttttgcaatcttgccaactccttatcgccgttagaaaaatctcaaataattatataaaatcctgttaagtgtagagtataattcatttcatacaatgagtatacatataaagtttagcagtaaattaaaaatacatattcttcgccgcgattatgccacctcgacttttaaaacaaataatataacaacgaatatatatttttccgttgtgcaaagtgatgaattcgtgaccgacacgggcatatttaaaatgtcttgctttattaatttaattgtcttcaatttaacctgcggttgcgtcgacaaaataaaatcctcaccactcttatataccattgcaatccgcggtcataaaaataaaaacgtgaggtaaactgtccgattaaatattgttttgatccgtattttgcgaattggcaaatatttagatgtacttgttaacagtgactccgctcgatcgaaatgctgccgaaactctgattatttttagataaaactgTTCGAGAAATCCATAATAATGCTGTAATATTTctagagtaaaatttatttcatcacaataaaattgattgaatatacttcagattaattatattatatacatcctcacaacctgggaaaaagtcgcgtttcaaaccttgtattgtgttaacatgaaaatattcgacggcaatttaaagtaatggataatcaggcaaatccctccctcaattagtgacgatatgtttctaaacgccgaccaaacatgtgtgccagaggcacacgaaattttgcgattttcactgcctagaaaagagtttttttaattttcgcggcctcaataaaacttacattgtttacggttttattttcagtattctaaattgccgcttttcaatcaaaaagttgcgttgtcgttagaaactcgccgccgatgaacgtatttaccagattcacaattccgtgcgcgtacaaaaataaaataaatgttatggTTATcttggaacaaatttgtggaaaattttcgttttagagtaAATgacacaatcgtaaaggcgtttacgggcctaaataacacgtttcgctgatgagtgatgaaaacaatcacgcgcaagtttctatcgagaatgttttcattcaacggaaacgtctcgaaagcggcgtcgaaaatgtgtgacgtcacacaaatatccgatattcttatgaacgtgaattccgatattcgaatgacgagatattcgaatacattcgaatactttattcgaattggccatccctgaatAAGACTCtgtcttattttgggggaaacacAGTAATCGAATTCTGACAAGAGAGGTTTGTTATCAAGTATAAGAAGCAATGGAATCGAACTTGCAGAATTATAACACAATATTGAGCATAATTCTGCCACTTCAAGATTTTGTTGACAAATCACAAACAAATGGTGATACTTGTTGATATCAAAACTATCAATACGAACAAATAACGTTGAAAATTCCTAATATAGGAAATATGATAGAGTATCATATACACTGAAAAATATTATGACAATTTTTACACAAGACTGAAGAAAAGTTTGAAACACTTTCTTGGAAAAATTGAATGAACACAATTACTAACTTGTTTAGCAGGTTCTATCACTGCTTGTTCATTCTGTTCTGCTATCTCTTCATGTTGGATTTCATCTGTCAATGCATCATTGTTGGTGAGTTGATTCTGGTTCTCAAGTATGTCCATTGGCTCCTGACCATCTGTTTGTCCAAGCATTGCTATCGGGGTATCAGAAACAGCAGATTCATCTTCTACTGCTTGTTGTAATATTGCATCTGCCACTGAGACACCAGGTTCTTCAGTAGAAGCATCTGTCGGATTCTCCGTAACAATTGGAATTTCAGTCGCAGTGTCAACTTCCATAATATTTTGGATTAAATTATGGCGCTGTATAAAGATCTGTATAATTTCAAGtcaaatgtttcattttaaaattttatagatAATGCAAACACGACTTATTTCTTTACAGTAATATTATAACATTATCAGACAGAAATCATGAGAGTTTTAATCTAAATTCATCCTGAATTCCTATTGCTGTAGGTATAGGTGGGACATTGCCGGGGAAATATATAAACTAGTCTACCAAGCTACtgataaaatcagaaaaagagAGAATTGAGGTTTGGCCtatttacatttaatttgaATCAACAAAATTACCAACATTGCATTATAAATATGACATTCATTGTTCATCAAAATTATACGGTACTTATATTTTCTAGAAGCATGTAGGTACCGTACCGTAGTCTATGTCTGTACCACTGTACCAGTACGGTATGTGTTGATAGATTTTTCGTTTCCCCGAAATGCAATAAATCGGCTGACCATTACCTGATACCGTAACGTCTACCGTACAGCGCATACTTGAACCAATACAATGAACACATCCCCATGTAGCATAGCCCTATCCCTGGACTCATTGAAGATAAAACGAGAACGGCGAGCCTATGCATAGGCCTATCTGCTGG contains:
- the LOC120325728 gene encoding uncharacterized protein LOC120325728 isoform X2, translated to MEVDTATEIPIVTENPTDASTEEPGVSVADAILQQAVEDESAVSDTPIAMLGQTDGQEPMDILENQNQLTNNDALTDEIQHEEIAEQNEQAVIEPAKQSSDFNLGVPGLNFSPNNVKTANDGTKMVQIHQSQITPEQLVALQNNPNIKVVFRHVPSGKSYTKPPRHLLPPGYSEPIRKRKAVYTEKELGSDDVYSFDEGVDTAVPIKMMKTNDNRARYNYGGSAKGKKGRPRVVPDAATYSSMYLKPLKQSNLPAKVILTDLLGRINSPNAKKEVKLHTSQINAEVLANMDLNPYYKIVLTTKQELPPLVIEDVSTEEKERLEKEAERVRKEEEEKLKAEAESKKGQEAAKEKEEEEKVAETIDEKMEQEEEEKRIAEEKDKERKQKEAERLKKMKEEEEELLKSVMQTQTSRSGRVRKPSRFSLDIARLTKRKSVGVSGESSTDDSEQEPQKPATLKSAKKTPGRKSKVASEPETEPESTPKREKTPGKKSKDTPETQPEPSPKRETRRSRKSVDPRNDSNDNKDSDKDDESAKKGKKADTPKKGKKSDVQKGETDTEKDDKETEKDTDDTKESGTDPEEKANETTDNKEQEAIESEKEEKTTDKKEQEATESEKEITSTENVEPIKIETDDVPDNTERKKDDDVVSAEPDTSTDATETPAIEQKTEDPKAMEVDESSELKIEEEEEEEVIDNRYRLRKLLEQCSAEEIRSVMLPEAFESINMGDFLLYKSGQMNNDSGKISFPQLYKQFETLHKAATKEATRYNTLVGRANKIGGDKRMEKIVLMPVYNMNAANSLEISNSSIDAHICGIQKTVTTQMIAANSFFIKSKMETPKIRLRLPEATAPKPVKQKQRRPLFTNHHQQRFVTNQRQIEPDSTTPDKPNRASNHIQKARYNHSNTNGIQARKLAYLDQSKTTGQISSTGQNHMDSTTSSTLTGNTFQIPVESTSILKADAQTLQMSSASSVLEQFQATVNAHQQSIVSTTENSSHAVPESISLNPSTGEILSSANDTASTNTVSETTTAQTEQYFVAEDGVPVSEASITEGAAGEAGKQLVPLGDGQYVELPEGYSLIQTDEGYIIGQPGSTFTQGEDGNVYVTNSDGTTSEITQEQDVAAGGEGVNVVDQLAEG
- the LOC120325728 gene encoding uncharacterized protein LOC120325728 isoform X1 translates to MEVDTATEIPIVTENPTDASTEEPGVSVADAILQQAVEDESAVSDTPIAMLGQTDGQEPMDILENQNQLTNNDALTDEIQHEEIAEQNEQAVIEPAKQSSDFNLGVPGLNFSPNNVKTANDGTKMVQIHQSQITPEQLVALQNNPNIKVVFRHVPSGKSYTKPPRHLLPPGYSEPIRKRKAVYTEKELGSDDVYSFDEGVDTAVPIKMMKTNDNRARYNYGGSAKGKKGRPRVVPDAATYSSMYLKPLKQSNLPAKVILTDLLGRINSPNAKKEVKLHTSQINAEVLANMDLNPYYKIVLTTKQELPPLVIEDVSTEEKERLEKEAERVRKEEEEKLKAEAESKKGQEAAKEKEEEEKVAETIDEKMEQEEEEKRIAEEKDKERKQKEAERLKKMKEEEEELLKSVMQTQTSRSGRVRKPSRFSLDIARLTKRKSVGVSGESSTDDSEQEPQKPATLKSAKKTPGRKSKVASEPETEPESTPKREKTPGKKSKDTPETQPEPSPKRETRRSRKSVDPRNDSNDNKDSDKDDESAKKGKKADTPKKGKKSDVQKGETDTEKDDKETEKDTDDTKESGTDPEEKANETTDNKEQEAIESEKEEKTTDKKEQEATESEKEITSTENVEPIKIETDDVPDNTERKKDDDVVSAEPDTSTDATETPAIEQKTEDPKAMEVDESSELKIEEEEEEEVIDNRYRLRKLLEQCSAEEIRSVMLPEAFESINMGDFLLYKSGQMNNDSGKISFPQLYKQFETLHKAATKEATRYNTLVGRANKIGGDKRMEKIVLMPVYNMNAANSLEISNSSIDAHICGIQKTVTTQMIAANSFFIKSKMETPKIRLRLPEATAPKPVKQKQRRPLFTNHHQQRFVTNQRQIEPDSTTPDKPNRASNHIQKARYNHSNTNGIQARKLAYLDQSKTTGQISSTGQNHMDSTTSSTLTGNTFQIPVESTSILKADAQTLQMSSASSVLEQFQATVNAHQQSIVSTTENSSHAVPESISLNPSTGEILSSANDTASTNTVSETTTAQTEQYFVAEDGVPVSEASITEGAAGEAGKQLVPLGDGQYVELPEGYSLIQTDEGYIIGQPGSTFTQGEDGNVYVTNSDGTTSEITQEDVAAGGEGVNVVDQLAEG